A genomic region of Oryza glaberrima chromosome 1, OglaRS2, whole genome shotgun sequence contains the following coding sequences:
- the LOC127760120 gene encoding uncharacterized protein LOC127760120 → MEYDSLFANQKDKFEAYMEIVNRRMHDLTNETLINAAAALNPRTHYAYSPSATVFQDLRQAFEWMTDIDTAAAALLEVEMYRRKTGEFVRALARRMTIDGKTSPTQWWSMFASDTPNLKKLALRLVGQCCSSSGCERNWSTFAFVHTKVRNRLTHKKLNKLVYVNYNLRLRIQQANAQIRVEDDGPLQKLADLSFYETNNHINEWMDNARSNACPELDEDSAENDAPLPSQLVSDLVNLDDLRRTTGASSIAEWAHTNVGDTHIGKRKTRKPPKARPSKKVKGKGPRSTSVDSDEETQGSPDYQESNDSSSRTETDDGDDDGQGGQGTTNVPPRGHTQQSDHHSPVQFTGEGDFTHATQDRDHGAPSSQRTTIAPGVRQ, encoded by the exons ATGGAGTATGACAGTCTTTTTGCGAATCAAAAGGACAAGTTTGAAGCATACATGGAGATTGTGAACAGAAGGATGCACGACCTAACCAATGAGACTCTCATCAATGCCG CTGCCGCATTGAACCCTAGGACGCACTACGCGTATTCTCCAAGTGCTACTGTCTTCCAAGACCTCCGACAGGCATTCGAGTGGATGACGGATATCGATACGGCTGCCGCCGCTTTGCTGGAGGTTGAGATGTACCGACGTAAGACGGGTGAATTTGTGAGGGCACTAGCAAGAAGGATGACCATAGATGGGAAAACTTCACCTA CACAATGGTGGTCTATGTTCGCCTCAGACACGCCGAATTTGAAGAAGCTTGCGTTGCGTTTGGTTGGTCAATGTTGCTCCTCCAGTGGATGTGAAAGGAATTGGAGCACATTCGCATTCGTACATACGAAGGTCCGTAATAGACTTACCCACAAGAAGCTCAACAAGCTAGTGTATGTGAACTACAACCTTCGCCTTCGAATTCAGCAAGCAAATGCCCAAATTAGGGTGGAGGACGATGGTCCCCTTCAAAAATTAGCGGACCTCTCATTCTATGAAACTAACAATCATATCAACGAATGGATGGACAATGCTCGCTCTAATGCTTGCCCCGAACTAGATGAAGATTCAGCTGAGAATGACGCTCCCCTGCCTAGTCAACTTGTGTCTGACCTAGTCAACTTGGATGACCTGCGAAGGACCACGGGAGCTTCTAGTATTGCTGAGTGGGCTCATACGAATGTAGGTGACACTCATATTGGGAAAAGGAAGACTCGAAAGCCGCCAAAAGCACGTCCATCTAAAAAGGTAAAGGGCAAGGGTCCACGATCGACTAGTGTTGATAGCGATGAAGAGACCCAAGGAAGCCCAGACTACCAAGAGTCCAATGATAGTAGCTCAAGAACTGAAACagatgacggcgacgacgatggtcaAGGAGGCCAAGGCACTACTAATGTGCCTCCTAGGGGTCACACCCAACAATCAGATCACCACAGCCCCGTTCAATTCACTG GTGAGGGCGACTTCACTCATGCTACTCAGGACCGGGATCATGGTGCTCCAAGCTCTCAACGAACTACCATTGCACCGGGAGTCCGACAATAG
- the LOC127785241 gene encoding uncharacterized protein LOC127785241, producing the protein MSSRTLLASSCISPSSPSLFAITGSLPLSTSSAHALAPPRVEMSDSRDPVWEHGENIPPGWRCKYCHTKRGGGGATRLKQHLAARGKGVTYCNSVPPDVREFFCRELDMIKDAGDQRKSDSGRRVEAVKVNYYDLTGDADEEEQMEAAIAASRQDENFRRDVEEHGGTYEHGGGSGSAQPEARKGRSNPITNMLRRATSHRESPAVRDYNLASAKAPVQPRIDTGFFTKKGKQARQAIGESWARFFFTAGIPGRNVDNPYFVSAVRETQKWGESVPSPTGKEIDGKYLDSTEKDVKKQFDRFKKDWDEYGVTIMCDSWIGPTSMSVINFLIYCNGIMFFHKSIDATGQSQDANFVLKEIRKVVREIGPEHVVQIITDNGSNYKKACRLLRQEYKTIVWQPCVAHTVNLML; encoded by the exons ATGAGCAGCCGGACCCTACTAGCGAGCTCCTGCATCAGCCCCTCCTCCCCCAGCCTCTTCGCCATCACCGGCAGCTTGCCGCTCTCGACGAGCTCGGCGCACGCGTTGGCACCACCGAG GGTGGAGATGTCAGATAGTAGGGACCCTGTGTGGGAGCACGGGGAGAATATCCCACCTGGATGGCGCTGTAAGTATTGCCATACAAAGAGGGGCGGTGGTGGGGCAACAAGACTAAAGCAACACTTGGCTGCAAGAGGGAAGGGGGTTACATATTGCAATTCAGTGCCTCCAGATGTCCGTGAGTTCTTCTGCCGTGAGTTGGACATGATAAAAGATGCAGGTGACCAGCGTAAGAGTGATAGCGGAAGAAGGGTTGAAGCAGTAAAGGTCAACTATTATGACCTAACAGGTGATGCTGACGAGGAGGAACAAATGGAAGCAGCCATTGCAGCCTCACGACAAGACGAAAACTTTAGGAGGGATGTTGAGGAGCATGGTGGCACTTATGAGCATGGCGGTGGGAGTGGATCCGCTCAGCCGGAGGCACGGAAAGGTAGAAGTAACCCAATTACCAATATGCTACGAAGGGCTACGTCTCATAGGGAGTCACCTGCTGTGAGAGATTACAACCTAGCATCTGCCAAGGCCCCTGTGCAGCCACGCATTGACACAGGATTCTTCACAAAGAAGGGGAAGCAAGCTAGGCAAGCCATTGGTGAGTCATGGGCAAGGTTCTTCTTTACCGCCGGCATTCCTGGTAGAAACGTCGATAATCCATACTTTGTGAGCGCCGTTCGGGAGACACAAAAGTGGG GTGAAAGTGTACCTTCTCCAACTGGTAAGGAGATAGATGGAAAATATCTTGATTCTACAGAGAAGGATGTGAAGAAGCAATTTGATAGGTTCAAGAAGGATTGGGATGAGTACGGTGTTACTATAATGTGTGATTCTTGGATAGGTCCGACGAGTATGTCGGTCATCAATTTTCTGATATACTGCAATGGAATAATGTTTTTCCACAAGTCCATTGATGCGACCGGGCAAAGCCAGGATGCTAACTTTGTGCTGAAG GAGATAAGGAAGGTGGTACGCGAAATAGGCCCGGAGCATGTTGTTCAAATTATCACTGACAATGGCTCTAACTACAAGAAGGCGTGCAGACTACTACGGCAAGAATACAAGACAATTGTGTGGCAACCTTGTGTGGCACACACAGTTAACTTGATGCTTTAG
- the LOC127760814 gene encoding uncharacterized protein LOC127760814 encodes MEKGDETLAYPAAAGGGQKTAPIGCFAGDDVAATTDWHPTKSYAAVAAEKTLPNGSVEEDEVTVTAAENPAKSYAAVVAEKTSPNGSVAEDEVTVTAAENRAKSYADVAAEKTYPNGNVEEDEVSVTAAVNPAKSYATVAAEKTVPDGSVAEDEVTVTAPVNPAKSYAAVAANAEIEDLRTTNHDLEEKLAAADREKKGRATEIDGLKDTSDKAKQNSVVFQYIASSSDAKVLALREELEDLQKLLQAEKDEFKADKRDSNQLAGKVGSERAVKMRLEEEVIAMKERARARAAAAAAAAEDERVAAPTPGTLQGARVAWPVMAGAAAVGAAAATVAVVIFLRLKR; translated from the coding sequence ATGGAGAAGGGCGACGAAACCCTTGcctaccccgccgccgccggcggcggccagaaGACCGCGCCCATCGGAtgcttcgccggcgacgacgttgccgccaccaccgactgGCACCCCACCAAGTcctacgccgccgtcgccgccgagaagACCTTGCCCAACGGCAGcgtcgaggaggacgaggtcaccgtcaccgccgccgagaACCCCGCCAAGTcctacgccgccgtcgtcgctgagAAGACCAGCCCCAACGGCAGCGTCGCGGAGGACGAGgtcaccgtcaccgccgccgagaACCGCGCCAAGTCctacgccgacgtcgccgccgagaAGACCTACCCCAACGGCAAcgtcgaggaggacgaggtCTCCGTCACCGCGGCCGTGAACCCCGCCAAGTCctacgccaccgtcgccgccgagaaGACCGTGCCGGACGGCAGCGTTGCGGAGGATGAGGTCACCGTCACCGCCCCGGTGAACCCCGCCAAGTcctacgccgccgtcgccgccaacgCCGAGATCGAGGACCTCCGCACCACCAATCACGACCTGGAGGAGAAGCTCGCCGCTGCCGACCGTGAGAAGAAGGGGCGTGCCACGGAGATCGACGGCCTGAAGGACACCTCCGATAAGGCCAAGCAGAACTCGGTCGTCTTCCAGTACATCGCCTCTTCTTCCGACGCGAAGGTGCTTGCGCTCCGCGAGGAGCTCGAGGATCTGCAGAAACTCCTCCAAGCAGAGAAAGATGAATTCAAGGCGGACAAGCGCGACTCCAATCAGCTCGCCGGCAAGGTGGGGTCCGAACGCGCGGTGAAGATGAggctcgaggaggaggtgattgCCATGAAGGAGAGGGCCAGGGCcagggccgccgctgccgctgccgctgcggaGGACGAGAGGGTGGCTGCTCCGACACCTGGGACCCTGCAGGGAGCGCGGGTCGCGTGGCCGGTGATGGCTGGAGCTgcggccgtcggcgccgccgcggcaacTGTTGCCGTGGTGATCTTCCTCCGCCTCAAGAGGTAA
- the LOC127776195 gene encoding uncharacterized protein LOC127776195 — protein sequence MDLEIVGRHALLFDDDPTAEVVNSGGSLVPWAAVGADDLLLDRHDVRHLLDRVPPRPRRSYSAALLSAPSLDGVSEAELDRERFLDLTADDFGGEGSQDAVSSGNGTDTGRADYNSVPFSYGSTAGSDDPNNLSTYYCPSFPVPDRLLNKLPPSEKVHQIIARTALFVSEHGGQSEIVLRVKQGSNPTFGFLMPDHHLHSYFRYLVDHPQLLKDGLDADSNKGCKTANSESGHDASSGGALSLLGAVYESGDEDEGMLPRSPKSTVPGKDMVVHEQGHESSVSAIHCNEEARDGQKATAAATVAAKDKSILTKKNPMITGSSLLAARLEKAKDAMMASSTSDVSDTKVVILEPPSFLKRTMEKIVEFIIRNGKEFEGKLIEQDRTTGRFPFLLPSNPYHPYYLKLLEETQESKSRGGSSEPKDRKSSSEHKDRRSSSEQKDRRSPSERKGSNHGKGESKSKTRSSTSKDASSPDRSSAEPSEKQLYDKHKQGKGKFHMIISGAKKEPPRNVTADEAAAIVMAATRGFGPANIQTNTLKDTSGIGQTRGDNGHTSSFGSFSSLQDPDVPSKPVSNSEACTSLTSSGQPKNEGTGIIDDDWIANTIAKAAAVAASKEADSSEASMTKEQKLKAERLRRAKMFTSIIKSGGSKMADLSTSADQTNEAGRASPGDLNLSESDPQPPAKEREGSSVPFEREGSNLAKQEKDSDDERNRARKYRKKHHPESDEENYDSEESYKHSRKKHRSEDSRAHTSDVHKHKLKRHSKDLEPRHHRHRDSSSEDEHEHRSSKSRHRHRDDYHYHEDDEHRSSHRHQRDHRSSSKRKKDDDRDKSKQTIVLPEVSQNQEKPPGDTAQSSQATTEVPSELRAKIRAMLLETL from the exons ATGGATCTGGAGATCGTGGGCCGGCACGCGCTGCTGTTCGACGACGACCCGACGGCGGAGGTCGTCAACTCCGGCGGCTCCCTCGTCCCCTGGGCCGCCGTCGGCGCGgacgacctcctcctcgaccgCCACGACGTCCGGCACCTGCTCGACCGCGTGCCTCCTCGCCCCCGCCGCTCCTACTCCGCGGCCCTCCTCTCTGCCCCCTCTCTGGATGGCGTCTCCGAGGCTGAACTCGACCGCGAGCGCTTCCTCGACCTCACCGCCGACGATTTCGGCGGCGAGGGCTCTCAAGATGCGGTCTCTTCAG GAAATGGGACAGATACAGGTCGGGCTGATTATAATTCTGTCCCTTTCTCATATGGGAGTACTGCTGGTTCAGATGATCCAAATAATTTGAGCACATATTATTGCCCATCTTTTCCCGTGCCTGACAGATTGTTGAATAAGCTG CCTCCTTCTGAGAAGGTTCATCAAATTATTGCAAGAACTGCTCTATTTGTCAGTGAGCATGGGGGCCAGTCAGAGATTGTGTTAAGGGTGAAACAGGGTAGTAATCCAACATTTGGTTTCTTGATGCCTGACCATCATCTCCACAGCTACTTCCGGTACCTTGTAGATCATCCTCAGTTGTTGAAAGATGGTCTAGATGCTGATTCAAACAAGGGCTGCAAAACTGCCAATAGTGAGAGTGGGCATGATGCATCATCAGGCGGGGCTTTGTCATTGCTTGGGGCTGTCTATGAGTCTGGAGATGAGGATGAAGGCATGCTTCCGCGTAGTCCAAAAAGCACGGTTCCTGGAAAAGACATGGTTGTGCATGAGCAAGGTCATGAAAGCTCTGTATCTGCTATACATTGCAACGAAGAAGCACGGGATGGTCAGAAAGCAACGGCAGCAGCTACTGTTGCAgctaaagataaatctattttgaCTAAGAAGAACCCAATGATTACTGGCAGCAGCCTTCTTGCTGCTCGCCTAGAGAAGGCCAAAGATGCCATGATGGCATCAAGTACGTCAGATGTTTCTGACACAAAAGTTGTGATTCTGGAACCACCATCTTTCTTGAAGCGTACAATGGAGAAAATAGTTGAATTTATTATCAGGAATGGGAAAGAGTTTGAAGGAAAACTCATTGAGCAAGACAGAACAACAGGAAGGTTTCCATTTCTTCTGCCATCTAATCCATATCACCCGTATTATCTGAAGCTTCTCGAGGAAACTCAAGAG TCCAAGTCCCGTGGTGGTTCTTCAGAGCCCAAAGACAGAAAAAGCTCTTCAGAGCACAAAGACCGAAGAAGCTCTTCAGAGCAGAAAGACAGAAGAAGCCCTTCAGAGCGCAAAGGTAGTAATCATGGTAAGGGAGAAAGTAAAAGCAAGACACGGTCAAGTACTAGCAAGGATGCCAGTTCTCCTGATAGAAGCTCTGCTGAGCCGTCAGAGAAGCAGCTCTATGACAAACACAAACAAGGGAAGGGAAAGTTCCACATGATCATTAGTGGGGCCAAGAAGGAACCTCCTCGGAATGTCACTGCAGATGAAGCTGCTGCTATTGTTATGGCAGCTACTCGTGGATTTGGCCCTGCCAATATTCAAACAAACACACTGAAGGACACTAGTGGAATTGGTCAGACCCGTGGAGATAATGGACATACTTCAAGCTTTGGAAGTTTCTCCTCTTTACAGGACCCAGATGTACCATCCAAACCTGTTTCAAATAGTGAGGCATGTACCTCACTCACAAGTAGTGGTCAGCCTAAAAATGAAGGCACTGGAATAATTGATGATGATTGGATTGCAAACACTATCGCAAAAGCTGCTGCTGTTGCAGCCTCTAAAGAAGCTGATTCTTCTGAAGCATCCATGACAAAAGAGCAGAAGCTGAAGGCGGAGAGGCTTAGACGTGCAAAGATGTTTACCTCTATTATTAAGAGTGGTGGCAGCAAGATGGCTGATTTGTCAACTTCAGCTGATCAAACTAATGAAGCTGGAAGGGCCTCTCCTGGTGATTTGAACTTATCTGAGTCTGATCCACAACCACCAGCTAAGGAACGTGAAGGTAGCTCTGTGCCATTTGAACGTGAAGGCTCTAATCTGGCCAAGCAGGAGAAAGACTCTGATGACGAACGGAACAGGGCAAGGAAGTATAGGAAAAAACATCACCCAGAATCTGACGAGGAGAACTATGATTCAGAGGAGAGCTATAAACACTCTAGGAAGAAACACCGTTCAGAGGATTCAAGAGCTCATACTAGTGATGTTCACAAACATAAGCTCAAGAGACACTCCAAGGATCTGGAACCCAGGCATCATAGGCACCGTGATAGCTCTTCAGAAGATGAGCATGAGCACAGGAGCTCCAAGTCAAGGCATCGTCACAGGGATGACTATCACTATCACGAGGATGATGAGCATAGGAGTTCACATAGACACCAGAGGGACCACCGTTCCagttcaaaaaggaaaaaggacgATGACCGAGATAAGAGCAAACAAACTATAGTTCTCCCAGAAGTCTCCCAGAACCAGGAGAAGCCCCCTGGTGACACTGCTCAATCCTCCCAGGCAACAACTGAAGTGCCGAGTGAGTTGAGAGCAAAAATCAGAGCAATGTTGCTAGAAACACTGTAA
- the LOC127776201 gene encoding protein STRICTOSIDINE SYNTHASE-LIKE 10-like gives MRRPMARDFTATFLLLLSVASLLVISPCAAQQIKTTDTRWSYHLPLPDGVSGAESLAFDGKDGLYTGVSDGRVLKWGGSAAGWTTFAYNANYRKIPLCSSSEVPPEERESICGRPLGIRLFRKTGELYIADAYKGLMKVGPDGGEAQVVATEADGVPFHFLNGLDVDQATGDAYFTDSSSTYTRRFNGEITMNADATGRLLKYDARTRRVTVLKTDLPYPNGVAVSRDRTHLVVAHTVPCQAFRYWLRGTKAGEYELFADLPGYPDNVRRDTKGGYWVALNQERMRLGAAPAAKHLVGVRLNPDGVEVEELTAAKGVTLSEVAEQKGKLWLGSVELDYIGMFA, from the coding sequence ATGAGGCGACCCATGGCTCGCGATTTTACggcgacgtttcttctgctgcTCAGCGTCGCGTCGCTGCTGGTGATCTCGCCGTGCGCGGCCCAGCAGATCAAGACCACCGACACGCGGTGGAGCTACCACCTCCCGCTTCCCGACGGCGTCAGCGGCGCCGAGAGCCTCGCCTTCGACGGCAAGGACGGCCTCTACACCGGCGTCTCGGACGGCCGCGTGCTCAAGTGGGGAGGCAGCGCCGCCGGCTGGACCACGTTCGCGTACAATGCGAACTACCGGAAAATCCCTCTCTGCTCGTCGTCCGAGGTGCCaccggaggagagggagagcatCTGCGGGCGCCCGCTGGGGATCCGGTTGTTCAGGAAGACCGGCGAGCTCTACATCGCCGACGCGTACAAGGGGCTGATGAAGGTcgggcccgacggcggcgaggcccagGTGGTCGCGACCGAGGCGGACGGCGTCCCCTTCCACTTCCTCAATGGCCTTGACGTCGACCAAGCTACGGGTGATGCCTACTTCACCGACAGCAGCAGCACGTACACCCGCAGGTTCAACGGGGAGATCACGATGAACGCCGACGCGACAGGGCGGCTGCTCAAGTACGACGCGCGGACGCGGCGGGTCACCGTGCTGAAGACCGACCTGCCGTACCCGAACGGCGTCGCCGTCAGCCGAGACAGGACGCACCTCGTCGTGGCGCACACCGTGCCGTGCCAGGCGTTCCGGTACTGGCTGCGGGGCACCAAAGCCGGCGAGTACGAGCTCTTCGCCGACCTCCCGGGCTACCCCGACAACGTGAGGCGCGACACCAAGGGAGGCTACTGGGTGGCGCTCAACCAGGAGAGGATGCGGTTGGGCGCGGCGCCCGCAGCCAAGCACCTGGTCGGCGTACGGCTCAACCCCGacggcgtggaggtggaggagttGACGGCTGCCAAGGGCGTCACGCTCAGCGAAGTGGCGGAGCAGAAGGGCAAGCTGTGGTTGGGCTCCGTCGAACTCGATTACATTGGCATGTTTGCTTGA
- the LOC127760085 gene encoding zinc finger BED domain-containing protein RICESLEEPER 1-like, with protein sequence MLEPTAMEVPITSSVNTAVVPVPVVHNPRARKLRSAVWQDFTKERRADGSCVAVCNHCKKQLTATSRSGTTHLRNHLAICTTTSTRRAGKRRKLIVRRILHNKTSTDGQSGDGHASGEDHDNDGTHFDQELSRRDLAHMIVQHGYRFSIVDDVGFQKFVKNLQPQFRMVSYETVRADSMTIYESEKLKLQDALLKIPCRLSISVDMWRSNTQMDFLCLTCHYIDHANDEWKVRKKILNFVHVEAPFTDDQIASLILEKLREWGIDRKLAAIVLDNCASGEIVARELLVVLQPRRLLLLNGNLFQVRSCAHILNLTVQESLEQTSDIITRVREMIQNVKFSQERFEKFQDTAKLLQMDQKLLVLDSPNNWPSTYLMFDSACYYHDVLMRLAEQEAHYGAFLTAKEWADVKALTEILDALYHKMEKFPVENPTANLYFNDMCEVHVLLNTWRNSPSPVVAQVADRMLTKFEGYWDLTRPVMAFASILDPRYKMKSVEYFCRLIYAADQFRAKTTIDDIRQSFTNLCSEYEQSGNSFKNPSALFYSATSNSCMSSVYSNGDDFKTFSRITLSDARRGLDQYIQETSSGQSFKSDLDMYLEEPVYRQKEGHLDNFDILGWWKSFAAKYPVLSQMARDILAIPVSIIPLDSDARTLNEYLSTMDPSTVQGLVCAQDWLREDTEVASSDGHADDKAARGDELIVLPK encoded by the exons ATGCTGGAGCCAACAGCTATGGAAGTGCCGATTACTAGCTCAGTGAACACTGCAGTGGTGCCTGTGCCTGTGGTGCACAATCCACGGGCACGGAAATTGCGGTCTGCAGTTTGGCAGGACTTCACTAAGGAACGGCGTGCTGATGGAAGCTGTGTTGCTGTCTGTAACCACTGTAAGAAGCAGCTCACAGCTACTAGCCGGTCAGGCACCACACACCTACGCAACCACCTCGCAAtctgcaccaccacctccacgcgTCGTGCTGGTAAGCGCCGGAAGCTTATTGTGCGCCGTATTCTCCACAACAAAACCTCCACTGATGGACAGTCTGGTGACGGACATGCTTCGGGAGAGGACCATGACAACGATGGCACGCATTTTGACCAAGAACTCAGTCGGCGAGATCTTGCCCATATGATTGTCCAGCATGGGTACCGGTTTTCAATAGTGGATGATGTGGGCTTCCAAAAGTTTGTCAAGAACCTCCAGCCACAGTTTAGGATGGTGTCATATGAAACAGTGAGGGCTGATAGCATGACAATTTATGAAAGCGAGAAGCTGAAGCTGCAGGATGCTCTGCTCAAGATCCCTTGCCGACTTAGTATCTCAGTTGATATGTGGCGATCGAATACACAGATGGACTTCTTGTGTTTGACCTGTCACTATATTGACCATGCCAATGATGAGTGGAAAGTTAGGAAAAAAATTCTGAACTTTGTGCATGTGGAGGCACCTTTTACAGATGATCAGATTGCTAGTCTCATTCTAGAGAAGTTGCGTGAGTGGGGTATTGACAGGAAGCTAGCTGCCATTGTACTGGACAACTGCGCCTCTGGTGAGATTGTTGCTAGAGAGCTTCTCGTAGTTCTGCAGCCTAGGAGACTCCTCCTATTAAATGGGAATTTGTTCCAGGTGCGCTCTTGTGCGCACATTCTTAACCTCACAGTCCAAGAAAGCTTAGAACAGACATCTGATATAATTACTAGAGTACGTGAGATGATTCAGAATGTCAAGTTCTCACAAGAAAGGTTCGAAAAGTTTCAGGATACTGCAAAACTGTTGCAGATGGACCAAAAACTGCTAGTTCTTGATTCTCCTAATAACTGGCCGTCTACATACTTAATGTTTGATTCTGCATGTTACTATCATGATGTTCTCATGCGCCTTGCAGAACAGGAAGCACATTATGGTGCTTTTCTCACTGCAAAGGAGTGGGCCGATGTGAAAGCCCTCACTGAAATACTTGATGCACTCTATCATAAGATGGAGAAGTTTCCTGTGGAAAATCCGACTGCAAATCTCTATTTTAATGACATGTGTGAGGTGCATGTTCTTTTGAATACCTGGCGTAATAGTCCATCTCCTGTTGTTGCACAAGTGGCTGACCGAATGCTGACAAAATTTGAGGGGTACTGGGATCTTACTAGACCAGTAATGGCATTCGCATCTATTCTGGATCCTCGATATAAGATGAAGTCTGTTGAGTACTTCTGTAGACTCATTTATGCTGCTGATCAATTTAGAGCAAAGACAACAATAGATGACATTCGGCAGAGTTTTACCAATTTGTGCAGTGAATATGAACAGTCAGGAAATTCATTCAAGAATCCATCTGCTCTCTTCTACTCTGCAACCAGTAATTCTTGCATGAGTTCGGTATACAGCAATGGTGATGATTTTAAGACCTTCTCCCGTATCACATTATCTGATGCTCGAAGGGGACTTGATCAATATATACAGGAGACGTCATCAGGCCAATCCTTTAAGTCTGACTTAGACATGTACCTTGAGGAACCGGTCTATCGCCAAAAGGAAGGGCATTTAGATAATTTTGACATCCTGGGATGGTGGAAGTCCTTTGCAGCAAAGTATCCTGTCCTTTCTCAAATGGCTCGTGATATTTTAGCTATCCCTGTATCTATCATCCCATTGGACAGTGATGCTCGGACATTAAATGAGTATCTCAGTACCATGGACCCTTCAACAGTGCAGGGATTGGTATGTGCGCAAGATTGGTTGCGGGAAGATACAGAAG TTGCTAGTTCAGACGGTCATGCAGATGACAAAGCGGCACGTGGTGATGAACTTATCGTGTTACCAAAATAG